One stretch of Harpia harpyja isolate bHarHar1 chromosome 17, bHarHar1 primary haplotype, whole genome shotgun sequence DNA includes these proteins:
- the SMCO4 gene encoding single-pass membrane and coiled-coil domain-containing protein 4, whose product MRQLRGKPKKETSKDKKERKQAMQEARQQITTVVLPTLAVVVLLIVVFVYVATRPNTTE is encoded by the coding sequence ATGAGGCAGCTAAGAGGAAAACCCAAAAAAGAGACCTCCAAagataaaaaggagagaaaacaggcaATGCAAGAGGCCCGGCAACAAATCACCACCGTTGTGCTTCCCACACTGGCTGTTGTAGTACTGCTGATTGTTGTCTTTGTTTATGTAGCAACTCGTCCAAATACAACTGAATGA